In Candidatus Cohnella colombiensis, one DNA window encodes the following:
- a CDS encoding extracellular solute-binding protein → MYRKIRALLAVVVSLALIVTSCDNSSNVINRVPKTISSEKVTIKMMHLWPEAGASGQFHIVSKIIDEYEADNPNVTIKQVVFENEQYKAKMKVLSAVNDLPDVGMTWAAGYLQPFVEGKLFTPLDDLLHSKLQDSFVAGTTEAYAVDGRTYALPLEFNIAPVFYNKKIFAQYGLQVPTTYDDFLHVVETLVDHGVKPIALGNKDRWTGSLWYMYMADRIAGTETLANAIKGISSFTDPGLIEAAEHIQNLVDMNAFNKGFNGLSNDQSKAEFMNSKTAMYLVGTWELPNYTTNQGIPQPFRDSIGFFKFPTVDGGKGNIDSWIGGPGVGLFIAENSSVKSEAKRFVEYFVKRWGEESVTGVGVIPATKVNTSKIQLPQLYIDLLNEVNKATNITLFADVQMSSSAAEEHLNQIQALFGKEITPDEFAKTHDAAFKKDN, encoded by the coding sequence GTGTACAGAAAAATTCGAGCATTATTGGCAGTTGTAGTTAGCTTGGCTCTTATTGTTACGAGCTGCGACAACAGTTCAAACGTTATTAATCGTGTCCCGAAAACCATATCGAGTGAAAAGGTGACCATCAAAATGATGCACCTATGGCCGGAAGCAGGTGCATCCGGCCAATTTCACATTGTGAGCAAAATTATCGATGAGTATGAGGCTGACAATCCAAACGTCACCATAAAGCAAGTCGTTTTTGAGAATGAACAATACAAAGCCAAGATGAAGGTGCTCTCTGCTGTCAATGATTTGCCGGACGTTGGCATGACATGGGCAGCCGGATATCTTCAGCCATTCGTCGAAGGCAAGCTATTCACACCACTTGATGACCTGTTACATAGCAAGTTGCAAGATTCGTTCGTTGCGGGCACTACGGAAGCTTATGCTGTCGATGGCAGAACCTACGCGCTACCACTAGAGTTCAATATTGCTCCGGTATTTTACAACAAGAAAATTTTCGCACAATATGGCCTGCAGGTTCCAACGACTTACGATGACTTTCTACATGTCGTGGAAACACTTGTAGATCATGGTGTAAAGCCAATCGCGCTTGGCAACAAGGATCGCTGGACGGGTTCACTTTGGTACATGTATATGGCTGACCGTATCGCCGGCACAGAGACGCTTGCGAACGCAATTAAGGGCATATCCTCCTTTACAGATCCGGGTCTTATCGAAGCGGCGGAGCATATTCAGAATCTTGTCGATATGAATGCCTTTAACAAAGGCTTTAATGGCCTGTCAAATGATCAGAGTAAAGCGGAATTTATGAATAGCAAGACGGCTATGTATCTAGTGGGTACGTGGGAGCTTCCCAATTACACAACAAACCAGGGCATTCCACAGCCGTTTCGCGACAGTATCGGCTTCTTTAAATTCCCAACCGTAGATGGAGGCAAAGGAAATATCGATAGCTGGATAGGTGGTCCCGGTGTTGGCCTATTCATCGCTGAGAATTCCTCGGTAAAATCGGAAGCAAAAAGATTCGTAGAGTACTTCGTGAAGCGTTGGGGCGAAGAATCAGTAACTGGAGTTGGAGTTATCCCAGCTACGAAGGTAAACACATCGAAGATCCAGCTTCCACAGCTTTATATTGACCTGCTCAACGAGGTGAACAAGGCTACGAACATTACGTTGTTTGCCGACGTGCAAATGAGTTCAAGCGCTGCCGAAGAACACCTGAACCAAATCCAAGCGCTATTCGGCAAAGAAATTACACCAGATGAATTCGCCAAAACACATGATGCTGCATTCAAGAAAGATAACTAA
- a CDS encoding FHA domain-containing protein, producing the protein MQNIRCANGHFFDPVKHNFCPHCGVRVDKAVPSASAPYVPLQTSVINQGQANNLAEGIPIVSPMAGGVASSNEGQTVGMYRKKLDVDPVVGWLVCVEGADRGKDYRIRAERNFIGRSPSMDICIVNDQTVSRENHGIVSYNPKNNQFKVIPGEGRGIVYLNNEEVVTATDLKANDIIELGQTKLKFVPFCDDQFQWGEE; encoded by the coding sequence ATGCAAAATATCCGTTGTGCAAATGGTCATTTTTTTGATCCGGTGAAACACAATTTTTGTCCACATTGCGGAGTGCGTGTCGATAAGGCTGTACCGTCTGCTTCAGCTCCATATGTACCCTTACAAACATCGGTCATTAACCAAGGTCAAGCTAATAATCTAGCAGAAGGAATCCCGATTGTATCGCCAATGGCTGGAGGTGTGGCTTCAAGCAACGAAGGTCAAACAGTTGGTATGTATCGTAAAAAGCTTGACGTAGATCCGGTCGTGGGATGGCTTGTGTGTGTGGAAGGCGCAGATCGAGGCAAAGACTATAGAATCCGTGCAGAACGGAATTTTATAGGTCGTAGTCCGAGCATGGATATTTGTATTGTCAACGATCAGACTGTATCGCGTGAAAATCATGGAATCGTTAGCTACAATCCGAAAAATAATCAATTTAAAGTTATTCCAGGTGAAGGCAGAGGCATCGTCTACTTAAACAATGAGGAAGTTGTTACTGCAACGGATTTGAAGGCGAATGACATCATTGAGCTCGGTCAGACGAAGCTGAAATTCGTACCTTTTTGTGACGATCAGTTTCAATGGGGCGAGGAGTAG